The following proteins are co-located in the Candidatus Equadaptatus faecalis genome:
- the wecB gene encoding UDP-N-acetylglucosamine 2-epimerase (non-hydrolyzing), with protein sequence MLKVVSLVGARPQFIKEAVLNKAIREKNAWQHILVHSGQHYDFNMSGTFFDELGIPKPNYYLGVGSGSHAVQTADALIKFENVLTKEKPDLVLVYGDTNTTLAGALDAAKLHIPVAHVEAGPRTYNKLFPEEVNRVLTDHISDYLFACTELNVKNLEKEGITNGVYNTGDVMYDLYLKVQPKLDTKAEMSKYSLAENGYVLATIHRDFNTDDKARFETILKGLNTIGRTQNLKIVYPMHPRARKMAEQFGFEELLKELIVTEPLGYLELMSLLQGAKFAVTDSGGFQRETYWAKKRAILLMPQGWEEITSTGWHLLENGVVSLDWEAKAEELQNEIEYPCDIFGDGSAAEKIADIIVKEV encoded by the coding sequence ATGTTGAAAGTAGTTTCTTTAGTCGGTGCCCGTCCGCAGTTTATTAAAGAGGCCGTGCTGAACAAAGCCATACGCGAAAAAAACGCATGGCAGCATATTCTTGTACATTCAGGACAGCATTATGATTTCAATATGTCAGGCACATTCTTTGACGAGCTTGGAATACCAAAGCCTAATTATTATCTTGGCGTAGGCTCCGGAAGTCATGCAGTACAGACGGCAGACGCTTTAATCAAATTTGAGAACGTGCTGACAAAAGAGAAACCGGATCTTGTGCTTGTGTACGGAGACACAAATACTACCCTTGCAGGTGCTTTGGATGCGGCAAAGCTGCATATTCCTGTTGCCCACGTTGAGGCAGGTCCCCGTACGTACAACAAACTGTTTCCCGAAGAAGTGAACCGCGTACTTACCGACCATATATCGGATTATCTGTTTGCCTGCACTGAACTTAACGTTAAAAACCTTGAAAAAGAGGGAATTACAAACGGGGTGTACAATACGGGAGACGTAATGTACGATTTGTATCTTAAAGTGCAGCCAAAGCTTGACACAAAAGCAGAAATGTCAAAATATAGTCTTGCTGAAAACGGCTACGTGCTTGCTACAATTCACAGGGATTTCAATACTGATGATAAAGCACGTTTTGAGACTATATTAAAAGGCTTGAACACGATTGGAAGAACGCAGAATTTAAAAATTGTGTACCCTATGCATCCGCGGGCAAGGAAAATGGCGGAGCAGTTCGGTTTTGAGGAACTGCTGAAAGAATTAATCGTGACAGAGCCGCTTGGATATCTTGAACTGATGTCGCTTTTGCAGGGCGCAAAGTTTGCTGTTACCGACAGCGGAGGTTTTCAGCGTGAGACCTACTGGGCAAAGAAAAGGGCAATCCTTCTCATGCCGCAGGGCTGGGAAGAAATTACAAGCACCGGCTGGCATCTTCTTGAAAACGGTGTTGTGTCTCTTGATTGGGAAGCCAAAGCGGAAGAGCTTCAAAATGAAATTGAATATCCCTGTGATATTTTCGGTGACGGCAGTGCAGCCGAAAAAATCGCGGATATCATAGTGAAAGAGGTGTAA
- a CDS encoding glycosyltransferase family 2 protein, protein MKDLVSVIMPSYNTAEYIGESIKSVFAQTYENWELIIVDDCSTDSTDGIVAGFNSDKIRYFKNEKNSGAAVSRNKALREAKGRWIAFLDSDDIWEPLKLEKQIRFMEENGYACSFTDYRICLNGKWMPYINTAPNIVGKVRLYNYCYFSTITVMYDREKIGLIQIADLRKNNDYAMWLQIVSKSKFYRLPECLSYYIKHNDSVSGGSKYKLIKWHYILFRKGLNKGKVWSALLTVNNLFWGVIKKITYKQTTESKIPELFNR, encoded by the coding sequence TTGAAGGATCTCGTTTCCGTAATCATGCCGTCATACAATACGGCAGAATATATCGGAGAGTCTATAAAGTCAGTTTTTGCCCAGACGTATGAAAACTGGGAACTGATAATTGTTGACGATTGTTCGACAGACAGCACGGACGGAATTGTTGCCGGATTTAACAGCGACAAGATACGCTATTTTAAAAACGAAAAAAACAGCGGTGCGGCGGTTTCAAGAAACAAAGCCTTGCGTGAGGCAAAGGGGCGTTGGATTGCGTTTTTGGACAGCGATGACATTTGGGAGCCGCTGAAACTGGAAAAACAGATCAGGTTTATGGAAGAAAACGGATATGCCTGTTCGTTTACTGATTACCGGATATGCTTAAACGGAAAATGGATGCCATATATCAATACAGCCCCAAATATTGTTGGTAAGGTAAGATTGTATAACTATTGCTACTTTTCAACAATTACAGTTATGTATGACAGAGAAAAAATAGGGTTAATTCAAATAGCTGATTTACGTAAGAATAACGATTACGCCATGTGGCTGCAAATAGTCAGTAAATCCAAATTTTACAGATTACCTGAATGTTTGTCGTATTATATCAAACATAATGACTCTGTCTCAGGCGGAAGTAAATACAAGTTAATAAAATGGCATTACATATTGTTTAGAAAAGGCCTCAATAAAGGTAAAGTATGGTCTGCATTGCTTACTGTTAATAATTTATTTTGGGGTGTTATAAAAAAGATTACTTACAAACAAACCACGGAGAGTAAAATCCCAGAATTATTCAATAGATAG
- a CDS encoding DNA adenine methylase — MMHYTPLRYPGGKAKLYKFFCGLIENNFTDAPNYAEPYAGGAGLALALLMTGKVKKIYINDIDRAIYAFWYTLLNETDRLIDKIKTVNVSLEEWDKQHLIQGNKETADIFDLGFSTFFLNRTNRSGIIKGGMIGGRGQNGVWKLDARFNKTNLISRIKAIADYRLYINISNIDALQFLRNMGNTGTMNTLYYLDPPYIKKATGLYSHSYGDADHIKVAKTVKTLDAKWIVSYDAENIVEKLYSGYRQITYDLGYSARTARTGREFMAFSVDLKIPEEIQQAKKNISIPNMSNIIFCNLNNMI, encoded by the coding sequence GTGATGCACTATACGCCGCTGCGCTATCCCGGAGGAAAAGCAAAATTATACAAATTCTTCTGTGGACTAATTGAAAATAATTTTACTGATGCACCAAACTATGCAGAGCCTTATGCTGGTGGTGCAGGTTTGGCGTTGGCGTTACTCATGACGGGAAAAGTCAAGAAGATATATATAAATGACATTGACAGAGCTATATATGCTTTTTGGTATACACTACTGAATGAAACGGACAGGCTTATTGATAAAATAAAGACAGTAAATGTATCTCTTGAAGAATGGGACAAGCAACACCTTATACAGGGAAATAAAGAAACTGCAGACATTTTCGATTTAGGTTTTTCAACATTTTTCCTAAATCGTACAAACAGGTCAGGTATCATAAAGGGTGGAATGATTGGTGGCAGAGGGCAAAATGGTGTGTGGAAATTGGACGCACGGTTTAACAAGACAAATTTAATAAGCCGTATCAAGGCTATTGCTGACTATAGGCTGTATATTAATATCAGTAACATAGATGCGTTGCAATTTTTGCGTAATATGGGCAATACTGGCACAATGAACACGTTATACTATTTAGACCCGCCATATATAAAGAAGGCCACTGGATTATATTCACACTCTTATGGTGATGCAGACCATATAAAAGTTGCAAAAACAGTAAAAACATTAGACGCTAAGTGGATTGTTTCTTATGATGCAGAGAATATTGTTGAGAAACTTTATTCAGGGTATCGCCAAATCACATATGACTTGGGGTATTCAGCAAGAACTGCGCGAACAGGAAGAGAATTTATGGCATTTTCAGTGGACTTGAAGATACCCGAAGAGATACAACAGGCAAAGAAAAATATCTCTATCCCTAATATGAGCAATATAATTTTCTGCAACTTAAATAATATGATATAA
- a CDS encoding nucleotide sugar dehydrogenase — protein MSLYQDLLDRKEKLSLVGLGYVGMPIAVAFAEKVDVIGFDLNAAKIDLYKQGFDPTKEVGDEAIKKCKVDFTADEKRLREAKFHIVAVPTPVDDDHKPDLSPVEGASHILGRNLTKGSIVVYESTVYPGATEEICIPILEQESGLKCGVDFKIGYSPERINPGDPVHRLNNIKKVVSGMDAESLEEIKNVYDLVIEVGTHPVSNIKTAEAIKVVENSQRDINIAFMNEMAMIFDIMGIDTKEVYDGMRTKWNALEFTPGLVGGHCIGVDPYYIIYKAEKMGYHSKVVLAGRQINDSMGAFVADSALRQMAKVGKTPKTAKVVIFGMTFKGDCPDIRNSKVEDIIKRLKECGIEPEVVDPIANVEETKREYGVDLKPLSEIKDADCIIVAVSHRQFAEIPVEQLKSYFKPELPDNEKILLDVRGIYDVDQLRKSGITFWRL, from the coding sequence ATGTCACTTTATCAGGATTTGCTGGACAGAAAAGAGAAATTGTCGCTTGTAGGGCTCGGCTATGTAGGTATGCCGATAGCGGTCGCGTTTGCGGAGAAGGTTGACGTAATAGGCTTTGACCTTAACGCAGCGAAGATTGACCTGTACAAACAGGGCTTTGACCCGACGAAAGAGGTTGGAGACGAGGCAATCAAAAAATGCAAGGTCGATTTCACGGCAGACGAAAAACGTCTCCGTGAAGCGAAGTTCCACATCGTTGCCGTCCCCACTCCCGTTGACGATGATCACAAGCCTGACCTTTCACCGGTTGAGGGCGCAAGCCACATTCTCGGAAGAAACCTTACAAAAGGCTCTATCGTTGTCTATGAGTCAACGGTTTATCCGGGAGCAACGGAAGAAATCTGCATACCTATTCTTGAACAGGAATCGGGGCTTAAATGCGGCGTTGATTTCAAAATAGGCTACTCCCCCGAAAGAATAAATCCGGGAGACCCTGTTCACCGCCTTAACAACATCAAAAAGGTTGTTTCCGGAATGGACGCGGAAAGCCTTGAAGAAATCAAGAACGTGTACGATTTGGTAATTGAAGTCGGGACTCATCCGGTTTCAAACATCAAAACGGCAGAGGCAATTAAGGTCGTCGAGAACTCACAGCGCGACATCAACATCGCGTTTATGAACGAAATGGCAATGATTTTCGACATCATGGGAATTGACACCAAAGAAGTGTACGATGGTATGAGAACGAAATGGAACGCGCTCGAATTTACGCCTGGTCTTGTTGGCGGCCACTGCATAGGCGTTGACCCGTATTACATCATTTACAAGGCGGAAAAAATGGGCTACCACAGCAAAGTCGTGCTTGCCGGACGTCAGATAAACGACAGCATGGGCGCTTTTGTCGCAGATTCCGCTCTCCGTCAGATGGCGAAGGTTGGAAAAACACCGAAAACGGCAAAAGTTGTCATTTTCGGTATGACGTTCAAGGGCGACTGCCCGGACATACGCAACAGCAAGGTTGAAGATATAATTAAACGGCTGAAAGAATGCGGCATAGAGCCTGAGGTTGTAGATCCGATTGCAAACGTTGAGGAAACGAAACGCGAATACGGCGTTGACCTCAAGCCGCTTTCGGAAATAAAAGATGCCGACTGCATTATCGTTGCCGTTTCGCACAGGCAGTTTGCGGAAATACCTGTTGAGCAGCTGAAAAGCTACTTTAAACCGGAACTGCCGGATAACGAGAAAATACTGCTTGACGTCCGCGGAATTTACGACGTAGATCAGCTCAGAAAATCAGGAATAACGTTCTGGAGACTGTAG
- a CDS encoding N-acetyltransferase, which produces MENKDYFVHESSYVDEDVIIGKGTKIWHFCHIQKGARIGENCSFGQNVNVSNNVKIGNRVKVQNNVSLYEGLEIEDGVFCGPSCVFTNDLTPRAEYPKGHEGYKKTLIKRGATIGANATIVCGHTLGEYCMVAAGAVVTKDVPAYTLVAGCPAKAIGKVDEYGNITMRVKPEKVSISRERES; this is translated from the coding sequence ATGGAAAACAAAGATTATTTCGTTCACGAGTCAAGCTACGTTGACGAAGACGTCATAATAGGAAAAGGCACGAAAATCTGGCACTTCTGCCACATTCAGAAAGGCGCGAGAATCGGTGAAAACTGCTCTTTTGGGCAGAACGTCAACGTTTCAAACAACGTGAAAATCGGAAACAGGGTAAAGGTTCAGAATAACGTTTCGCTTTACGAAGGGCTTGAGATAGAAGACGGTGTTTTCTGCGGCCCTTCCTGCGTTTTCACGAACGACCTTACGCCGCGTGCAGAATATCCGAAAGGACACGAAGGCTATAAAAAAACGCTCATAAAACGCGGCGCGACAATAGGCGCAAACGCGACAATAGTCTGCGGGCACACGCTCGGCGAATACTGCATGGTGGCGGCAGGGGCAGTCGTTACAAAAGACGTGCCCGCATATACGCTTGTCGCCGGCTGCCCTGCAAAAGCAATCGGCAAAGTTGACGAATACGGAAATATTACAATGAGAGTAAAACCCGAAAAAGTCAGTATTTCCAGAGAGAGAGAGAGTTAA
- a CDS encoding ATP-binding protein yields MFKSVSVKNFGALKEVSWRRLSSINLVLGENGTGKSFLLKAMYVALRTCEAYKRGNDKRDFGDILSDKLYWTFQAEKIGDIATKSKDKKDSLNFCAAIDESTKLSYSFGRDTEKQIKNISGIPSVNRSAESIFLPAKEVVSLQKVIIKSREQDRLFGFDNTYYDLARALNNPTMRGRSSDRVADARSHLEDMLGGRLEKDEDTQSWYFKDQNAKKFLIGVVAEGVKKVSILDILLGNRYLSPESVVFIDEPESALHPAAISKFMDIIYELSLTGMQFIMATHSYFVLKKLYLLATEHQCSIPVLSLGRERHDTYDLKDSLPDNPIVAESIKLYEQEVDLVL; encoded by the coding sequence ATGTTTAAGAGCGTAAGCGTGAAAAATTTTGGAGCGTTAAAAGAGGTATCTTGGAGAAGATTAAGCAGCATAAATCTTGTTTTGGGAGAAAACGGTACAGGCAAGAGTTTTTTGCTGAAAGCTATGTATGTTGCTTTACGCACGTGTGAGGCATATAAACGCGGCAATGACAAAAGAGATTTTGGCGACATACTGTCAGATAAGTTGTATTGGACATTTCAGGCAGAGAAGATTGGGGATATAGCAACAAAGAGTAAAGATAAAAAAGACAGCCTGAATTTTTGCGCAGCGATAGACGAAAGTACAAAGTTATCATATTCTTTTGGCCGTGATACAGAAAAACAAATTAAAAACATTTCGGGCATTCCGTCTGTAAATAGATCTGCAGAATCGATTTTTCTCCCTGCAAAAGAAGTTGTTTCTTTACAAAAAGTCATAATAAAATCACGGGAACAGGACAGACTGTTCGGTTTTGACAACACCTATTATGATTTAGCCCGTGCTTTGAATAATCCGACGATGCGCGGGCGCTCGTCTGACAGAGTAGCAGATGCCAGGAGCCACCTTGAGGATATGCTTGGCGGCAGACTTGAAAAAGATGAGGATACACAGAGTTGGTATTTTAAGGATCAAAACGCCAAAAAGTTTTTAATCGGTGTTGTTGCCGAAGGAGTAAAAAAAGTTTCGATTTTAGATATATTGCTTGGTAACAGATATTTATCTCCTGAATCTGTCGTTTTTATAGACGAGCCAGAGTCAGCGTTGCACCCTGCGGCGATTTCAAAGTTTATGGATATAATTTACGAGTTGTCGCTCACCGGCATGCAGTTTATTATGGCAACACATTCCTATTTTGTCCTTAAAAAACTTTATCTGCTGGCGACAGAACATCAGTGCAGTATTCCGGTTCTTTCTTTAGGCAGAGAAAGACATGATACGTATGATTTGAAAGACAGTTTGCCGGATAATCCAATTGTAGCTGAGTCAATCAAATTGTACGAACAAGAGGTCGACCTTGTGCTATGA
- a CDS encoding sugar transferase gives MERKITFYEKYVKRPMDFCLALGAIIGLSPVLLITAYLVKKKLGSPVLFKQPRPGRNEKIFNLYKFRTMTDERDENGNLLPDDVRLTDFGKKLRATSLDELPELINILKGDMAVVGPRPLLVRDMLFMTDGQRKRHSVRPGLSGLAQVNGRNNVTWEEKLAWDLKYLKGITFCGDWKIIGVTFKKAFAREGINTDGMDTAEDLGDCLLREGKITQQEYDEKMSVAKMMLMQFENGRV, from the coding sequence ATGGAAAGAAAGATTACTTTTTACGAAAAATATGTGAAGCGGCCGATGGACTTCTGCCTTGCATTAGGTGCAATCATAGGCTTAAGCCCAGTTCTGCTTATCACCGCGTATCTGGTGAAAAAGAAACTCGGCTCTCCCGTATTGTTCAAACAGCCGAGACCGGGCAGAAACGAAAAAATATTCAACCTTTACAAATTCCGCACCATGACGGACGAACGCGATGAAAACGGCAATCTTCTGCCCGACGACGTCAGACTTACGGACTTTGGAAAAAAACTTCGCGCCACCTCGCTTGACGAGCTGCCGGAGCTTATAAACATACTAAAAGGCGACATGGCAGTTGTAGGTCCCCGTCCCCTGCTTGTCAGGGATATGCTCTTTATGACTGACGGACAGAGAAAACGTCACAGTGTGCGTCCGGGGCTTTCGGGGCTTGCGCAGGTAAACGGAAGAAACAACGTTACTTGGGAAGAAAAACTTGCATGGGACTTGAAATATCTTAAAGGCATCACCTTTTGCGGTGACTGGAAAATAATTGGCGTCACTTTCAAAAAGGCGTTTGCGAGAGAAGGCATAAACACGGACGGAATGGACACGGCGGAAGACCTTGGCGACTGCCTGCTTCGTGAGGGTAAAATTACGCAGCAGGAATACGATGAAAAAATGTCTGTTGCCAAAATGATGTTAATGCAATTTGAGAACGGGAGAGTTTAA
- a CDS encoding DegT/DnrJ/EryC1/StrS family aminotransferase — protein MQFRDLKRQYAVLKNDIDAGISEVIENTSFISGKKVAEFEEQLAAYAGRKYCVACGNGTDALTMALMALNIGKGDAVFVPDFTFFATGEVASFLGAVPVFVDVDPVTFNMDAASLKKAVEAVVKEGKLKPKLVIPVDLFGLPADFSALEAIAKEYGMFVLEDAAQGFGGERRGKKACSFGDISATSFFPAKPLGCYGDGGAVFTDNDGVNAYLRSIAVHGKGTMKYDNVRIGWNSRLDTIQAAILLPKFKAFADYELDKVNEAAKKYNELFAGLEKFVTVPEIPEGYLSSWAQYTVKVKKRSELQTFLKEKGIPSMVYYPKPMHEQKAFDGLTQYTDCPNTEKLCTQVLSLPMHPYFEDGEIEFVVNALKEFYEVHH, from the coding sequence ATGCAGTTTCGTGATTTGAAAAGACAATACGCGGTATTGAAAAATGATATAGACGCAGGGATAAGCGAGGTAATAGAAAACACGTCGTTTATTTCCGGCAAAAAGGTAGCCGAGTTTGAAGAGCAGCTTGCGGCATACGCGGGAAGAAAATACTGTGTGGCGTGCGGAAACGGAACAGACGCTTTGACAATGGCTCTTATGGCGTTGAATATCGGCAAGGGTGACGCTGTTTTTGTCCCTGATTTCACTTTTTTTGCAACCGGCGAAGTCGCCTCGTTCCTCGGTGCAGTGCCTGTATTTGTTGACGTTGATCCCGTTACGTTCAATATGGACGCTGCAAGCCTTAAAAAGGCAGTAGAGGCGGTCGTTAAAGAGGGTAAACTGAAACCGAAGCTTGTTATCCCTGTTGATTTGTTCGGGCTTCCTGCCGATTTTTCTGCGCTTGAAGCAATCGCAAAGGAATACGGAATGTTTGTGCTTGAAGATGCCGCGCAGGGTTTCGGCGGAGAGCGCAGAGGCAAAAAAGCCTGCTCGTTCGGAGACATTTCCGCAACGTCGTTTTTCCCTGCGAAGCCTCTCGGCTGCTACGGAGACGGAGGCGCAGTGTTCACGGACAACGACGGGGTGAACGCGTATCTCCGCTCCATCGCCGTTCACGGCAAAGGCACAATGAAATACGACAACGTGAGAATAGGCTGGAACTCGCGCCTTGACACGATACAGGCTGCAATTCTTCTTCCTAAATTCAAGGCATTCGCTGATTACGAGCTGGACAAAGTCAATGAAGCGGCGAAGAAATATAACGAGCTTTTTGCAGGGCTTGAAAAATTTGTAACTGTGCCTGAAATACCGGAAGGATATCTTTCAAGCTGGGCGCAGTACACGGTTAAGGTCAAAAAACGCAGCGAGCTGCAGACGTTTCTCAAGGAAAAAGGCATACCGTCTATGGTATACTATCCGAAGCCGATGCACGAGCAGAAAGCCTTTGACGGACTTACTCAATATACTGACTGCCCGAATACGGAAAAGCTTTGCACGCAGGTTCTTTCCCTGCCTATGCACCCGTACTTTGAAGACGGCGAAATTGAGTTTGTTGTTAATGCATTAAAAGAATTTTACGAAGTACATCACTAA
- a CDS encoding AAA family ATPase, which yields MGIIKVTEMQINEFRIFRDVNIKFGKMITAIAGSNGTGKSTLLALLGNTMEYRRTSSKTTYFKPKRYRTEFSEIIHGSLTYDKHGSNLLKVSFDDGDYRICRTTWQTDKEAPGGKRFRVIPEVKINTETGAKKSSKKKEIPVVYLGLSRLYPIGESQKVTPHSITLSDIDQEGIEWIKSKAKDILYMFNNDNINGVTKIDLGDVEHKTGIGFNTENYDYITNSAGQDNVGQILSALWKFKALRDELMEEYHGGVLLIDEIDATLHPASQKKLLSVLIDAARHFEIQVIFTVHSLSVIEDLIEKSQHVNDNIVLNYLTNANGMFEVFLQPTISQIKNELNASITPYGRQIKLYTEDAEARWMLKKLLSKFGTEYTSSVRIVDDMCCGNTFLISLYKVDKPVFSDVITVLDGDSVDDLRKAGIDNDNPHFMVLPIEGKSPESVLLDFLIDELEPESDFFAQSCVRETGFIKQNLRAIRDDLERGIYPKRDILKKWFNNTKSIMEDSHLFDFWYEAHQNDVVRFKEKFTKCFNMLAKNLRVRVIK from the coding sequence ATGGGAATAATAAAAGTAACTGAAATGCAGATTAATGAATTTAGAATTTTTAGAGATGTAAATATAAAGTTTGGTAAGATGATAACGGCAATTGCAGGTAGCAACGGAACTGGAAAGTCTACGTTGCTAGCGTTGTTGGGTAACACGATGGAGTATAGACGGACTTCTTCAAAAACAACATATTTCAAACCTAAGCGTTATAGAACAGAGTTTAGTGAAATTATCCATGGTTCCTTAACTTATGACAAACACGGTAGTAATTTGTTAAAAGTCAGTTTTGACGATGGCGACTATAGGATTTGTAGAACCACGTGGCAAACTGATAAGGAAGCTCCTGGCGGTAAGCGTTTTAGAGTTATACCAGAAGTAAAGATTAATACTGAGACAGGGGCTAAAAAAAGCTCAAAGAAGAAAGAGATTCCTGTTGTATATTTAGGACTCTCAAGACTATATCCTATAGGAGAATCTCAAAAAGTTACGCCACATAGTATTACTTTGTCAGATATTGACCAAGAGGGTATCGAATGGATAAAGTCGAAAGCCAAAGATATACTGTACATGTTCAATAACGATAACATAAATGGGGTTACTAAAATAGACCTTGGTGATGTTGAGCATAAGACAGGAATTGGATTTAACACGGAAAATTATGACTATATTACTAATTCAGCTGGGCAGGATAATGTTGGACAGATCCTTTCCGCTCTATGGAAGTTTAAGGCGCTACGAGATGAGCTGATGGAAGAATACCACGGCGGGGTTTTGCTGATAGATGAGATAGATGCAACATTACACCCTGCATCGCAGAAAAAATTGTTAAGTGTGTTGATAGATGCCGCAAGGCACTTTGAGATACAAGTTATTTTTACTGTGCATAGTCTTTCGGTAATAGAAGATTTGATTGAAAAATCACAACATGTCAATGATAACATAGTGTTAAATTATCTGACAAACGCTAATGGAATGTTTGAAGTTTTCTTACAACCAACAATATCTCAGATAAAAAATGAACTTAATGCATCAATTACTCCATATGGACGTCAAATTAAATTATATACTGAGGATGCTGAAGCAAGATGGATGTTGAAAAAACTCTTATCTAAATTTGGGACGGAGTATACAAGTAGCGTTCGCATAGTTGACGATATGTGTTGCGGCAATACATTCCTCATATCGCTATATAAAGTTGATAAACCAGTATTTTCAGATGTTATTACAGTTTTGGATGGAGATAGTGTAGATGATTTGCGTAAAGCAGGGATAGATAACGATAACCCTCATTTTATGGTCTTGCCTATCGAAGGTAAGAGTCCTGAGAGTGTGTTGTTAGATTTTTTGATTGACGAACTTGAGCCCGAGTCAGATTTCTTTGCACAAAGTTGTGTAAGAGAAACTGGTTTTATAAAACAGAATCTTCGTGCTATAAGAGATGACTTAGAAAGAGGTATTTATCCTAAGAGGGATATACTAAAAAAGTGGTTTAACAATACGAAGTCGATAATGGAAGATAGCCATCTATTCGATTTTTGGTATGAGGCACATCAAAACGATGTTGTTAGATTCAAAGAAAAATTCACAAAATGTTTTAATATGTTGGCAAAAAATCTTAGAGTTAGAGTGATAAAGTGA
- a CDS encoding RES family NAD+ phosphorylase — protein sequence MIQKLDLFAKMYEEAINKGDVNIARIHEELFSRELEHILLNYNPNDIVESFIDIIKPKTFPTISVKKNEIFYRARRGHDTVSGAIDDCDGTFVMPHHAHDIEKVPPMLAPGGRFNRSGTSFLYIASDVHTAIAEVHAQVGEICSIGTFCCKKDITLINLSDKAKSPKINLWCNVILQPIYPEKLHIYKLTQFVTDVFVQSGMRGFYFNSVQTDTGKNVVCFANDVFELEKYSEKLYYIKKVSYAIEEYKDWTEKIDVKLLNSYNSEEDEERDRKIDYLATLVKNK from the coding sequence ATGATACAAAAACTTGATTTGTTTGCAAAAATGTATGAAGAAGCAATTAATAAAGGAGATGTTAACATTGCCAGAATACACGAAGAATTGTTCAGTAGAGAACTCGAACATATTTTGTTAAATTACAACCCTAATGATATAGTTGAAAGTTTTATAGATATTATAAAACCTAAAACATTTCCTACTATTTCTGTTAAAAAAAATGAGATATTTTATCGTGCACGCAGGGGGCACGATACAGTAAGTGGCGCTATTGATGATTGTGATGGGACTTTTGTAATGCCACACCATGCGCACGATATTGAAAAAGTACCGCCTATGTTAGCACCAGGTGGGCGATTTAATAGGTCTGGTACATCCTTTTTATATATAGCATCTGATGTTCATACGGCTATAGCTGAAGTGCATGCACAGGTTGGCGAAATTTGTAGCATTGGAACATTTTGCTGTAAAAAAGATATAACACTTATTAATTTATCTGATAAAGCGAAATCACCCAAAATAAACTTGTGGTGTAATGTTATATTACAACCTATATATCCAGAGAAATTGCATATATATAAACTGACACAATTTGTTACAGATGTATTTGTCCAGTCCGGAATGAGAGGATTTTATTTTAACAGTGTACAGACAGATACTGGAAAGAATGTGGTTTGTTTTGCTAACGATGTTTTCGAGTTAGAAAAATACAGTGAAAAACTGTATTACATAAAAAAGGTTAGTTATGCTATTGAAGAATATAAAGATTGGACTGAAAAAATAGACGTGAAATTGCTTAATTCGTATAATAGTGAAGAAGATGAAGAAAGAGATAGAAAAATAGATTATTTAGCAACTTTGGTAAAAAACAAATGA
- a CDS encoding STAS-like domain-containing protein gives MVETKMINIAKDYTVTPGFRLKSQGEYSGEDFRIKFLEPIFEKNPDSLVVVNLDGVKGYAISFLEEAFGGLARKFTEIDFNEHIKIISTEEPYLVDDIRGYIQNAKNC, from the coding sequence ATGGTTGAAACAAAAATGATTAACATTGCTAAAGATTATACGGTAACACCTGGCTTTAGACTTAAATCACAGGGGGAGTACTCTGGAGAGGATTTCAGAATTAAGTTTTTGGAACCGATTTTTGAAAAAAATCCAGATTCTTTGGTAGTAGTGAATTTAGATGGAGTAAAAGGGTATGCGATATCATTTTTAGAAGAAGCATTTGGTGGCTTAGCTAGAAAATTTACTGAGATTGATTTTAATGAGCATATTAAAATAATATCTACTGAGGAACCGTATCTTGTTGATGATATCAGAGGATATATTCAAAATGCGAAAAATTGCTAA